The genomic segment TAGATTCAGTAATTCAATGAAGTGCTTAGCACTGTGTCTGGTGTGTAGTAACTGCTCAGTAAATGAGAGCTTTAATAAAATTGAGTGAAACACTTTGAGAATTTGGCAGTGCCGTGTACAGAGCGCGTCTCCCAACTCTGCCATGTGACTTAGGCGAGACAAGAATTAGTCGCAATTTCCCAAggagaaaattgaggcccagagtcTGAATGGTGAAGCTGGAATGAGGACTCGGATGTCTGGATTCCAgagctgaccccacccccacgctGCTGGCAAACCCATTCATGGCCGGGGCCGTGCGTTATAAATGACTGTGTGCAGGCACCAGAACAGGAAGGGACCAGCCAGTCAGGGGGGGCGATGATGTCTGGCCTGAAGCtctgggagggtggaggctgtGTTCTCCGCACCTGCCACTCCAGGCAGTGGGAGGTCTCCGGCGGCCCAACCGAAGCCCCCGTCCTCTCTTTTCAGGTGATGATCTCCCCTTGAGGAAGCCTTGTCCTGTGACTAGAGGAAGGGGCTGCGCCCTGAGCCCCCCACCCGGCCACCATGAATTCCTCGGCCCCGCCTGCTGTCAGCCCCAACATCACCGTCCTGGCACCAGGAAAGGGTCCCTGGCAAGTGGCCTTCATCGGGATCACCACGGGCCTCCTGTCACTGGCCACAGTGACAGGCAACTTGCTGGTACTCATCTCCTTCAAGGTCAATACAGAGCTCAAGACGGTCAACAACTACTTCCTGCTCAGCCTGGCCTGCGCTGACCTCATTATCGGCACCTTCTCCATGAACCTCTACACCACGTACCTGCTCATGGGCCACTGGGCCCTAGGCACGCTGGCCTGCGACCTCTGGCTGGCCCTGGACTATGTGGCTAGCAACGCATCTGTCATGAACCTGCTGCTCATCAGCTTTGACCGCTACTTCTCCGTGACCCGGCCCCTGAGCTACCGCGCCAAGCGCACACCCCGCCGGGCGGCCCTGATGATCGGCCTGGCCTGGATGGTTTCCTTCGTCCTCTGGGCCCCCGCCATCCTCTTCTGGCAGTACCTGGTAGGGGAGCGGACGGTGCTGGCCGGGCAGTGCTACATCCAGTTCCTCTCCCAGCCCATCATCACCTTTGGCACAGCCATGGCCGCCTTCTACCTCCCCGTCACGGTCATGTGCATACTCTACTGGCGCATCTACCGGGAGACGGAGAACCGGGCCCGGGAGCTGGCGGCTCTGCAGGGCTCCGAGACGGCAGGGAAGgggggcggcagcagcagcagctcagaACGGTCCcagccaggggctgagggctcaGCGGACACCCCTCCAGGGCGCTGCTGTCGCTGCTGCCGGGCCCCCAGGCTGCTGCAGGCCTAcagctggaaggaggaggaggaggaggacgaagGCTCCATGGAGTCCCTCACGTCCTCTGAGGGCGAGGAGCCTGGCTCCGAGGTAGTGATCAAGATGCCCATGGTGGACCCGGAGGCGCAGGCCCCCACCAAGCAGCCCCCACGGAGCTCCCCGAACACTGTCAAGAGGCCGACTCGGAAGGGACGTGAGAGAACGGGCAAGAGCCAGAAGCCCCGCGGGAAGGAGCAGCTGGCCAAGCGGAAGACCTTCTCACTGGTCAAGGAGAAGAAGGCGGCTCGGACCCTGAGCGCCATCCTGCTGGCCTTCATCCTCACCTGGACACCATATAACATCATGGTGCTGGTGTCCACTTTCTGCAAGGACTGCGTCCCCGAGACcctgtgggagctgggctacTGGCTCTGCTACGTCAACAGCACGGTCAACCCCATGTGCTACGCCCTCTGCAACAAGGCCTTCCGGGACACCTTCCGCCTGCTGCTGCTCTGCCGCTGGGACAAGCGGCGCTGGCGCAAGATCCCCAAGCGCCCTGGCTCTGTGCACCGCACCCCCTCCCGCCAGTGCTGATGGCCCCTcgccctcttccctccacccctgtcCCTGGGAGAGCCCAGAGCCCAGTAAACGGCGGACAGGGGCTGTGACCTCAGACCCTGGGCCCTGCTCAGGCCTCTCCAGGCTTCCCAGGCCCCGAGGTCACCTTCCCGAGGAGCCCAGAGAGACGCTGCCAACTTTCTACACTTTGCTATTCCCAGGCAGGGAGCAAACCTGGGGAACTGGTTTTTCTGTTCCCTGCTGGGTGGGAATGGGCTCTTCACCAGGAAGAAGGCTCAGGAGGAGGATCTGGCCTTTGGATTCCTTGTTTGCTTTTAGGCAGGAAGTCTGCTGGGAGCCAGCAGGACAGCCTGGGGAAAGAGGGTTTACTATCACTGTCATCCTTGGCCCCCTGGACGGCCTGGATTGGGGTGGGAATGGCGCCCCCTGGGGCCACATCAAGGAACTGGCACGAAACGTTGAGAGAAAAGCTTGGCTCAAAGGGACCAGCCCCTGGCTGGGGATCCCCTCCCACCACAGGCACAGCCCACTCAGCTGGGCCCTAGGCACACTCTCCAGGACTGTCCAGCCTCCCTACCAATGTCCTCAGAGCATCCCTATGTGGGTCACCCCCAAGGCAAATGTCCAAGCATCAGCAAGACAATGGCACCAGGGGGACCAGCTTGGCTAGTCACACATCAAGccttgaggcagcagcaggaccaggccccaggtATCCTGACTGTCCCTCTATGCCGTTTCcctggagtgggaggcaggggcgCCTGCTGTCCAGCCTCACACCTGTGTGCCCTGCCCGAGAGAAGCCCTCAGTCCCTCCCCGGCTCCCAGCCACCACCTGGATAGGTTTGCCCCTGCAGACCCTGCCAGGCCTCCTGCATGCTGCGTGCCCCTGGCCCGCCCCCCACAGGCCTGGCCAGGCCAACAGGTTCTCTCCTGCCAACTTCCCAGTCCCACCCATGCATGGTCTCCCAGCCACCCTTacctccaggcccagcctggccccaaaTATTCTTTCCTTCCACCCTCAGCAAGTGCTGAGTCTGTGAATAAAGCCACATAATCAGCGGATGCTAAGGATCCTTCCTCCCTGTGTTGGACCAAGGACCTGGTCTTAGGCCAGGGCAAGATGGGGCAGGGAATGGGGGTCACCTCCCTGACGGTGACCCCAGGAGGGGCAGCACTGCGTGGCTGGGTCTACTGAAACCTGTGGACCCCAGCACCCCAGTGCTCCCGGCTCAGGTGAGAAGGGCTGTAATGGGCGGACCAGGAGACTGGAAAGAGAAAAGCTAAGCTAAATAAACTGCCCCTGCCCATAGGCCAGCATATTCTCTATCAGCTTTGCCATCTGTGGCTCTTTTGGGGGCCCTGTCACACCCTGCAAGGACCAAACTGGCCCAAAGCCCCATCttcagatggggagactgaggcccactGATCCAGGAGGACTCTTCAAGCTTACCCCACAAAGCAACACCCGGGCTTTGGGGCAGCAGTGGTCCTCGAAGTGTGGTTGTCATCAGAGATCCTCCAGGACACCCTTAGGTTCTGTGAGTCACTGGAAGGACACACGGAACTCAGCCAAGCTGTTGTACTCAGCCAAGTTCATGGTTGTAGTTTATTGCGGTGAAAGGGTACAAATTAAAATCAGCAAAGAATAAAGGCACAGAGAGCGGGGTCCAGCAGACAGCAGGTGCAAGCTTCCAGTGGAGTCACGGGAGAGCACTTAATTCTCTCAGCAGTGCCGTGTGACATATGCTCCAAGTGTCGCCAACCAGGAAAGCTCACCCGAGCCTTGCTGTCCGGGGGTTTTACTGGAGGCTGCTTGTGTAGGCGCGGCCAACCTCAGTGACTTAGTCTCCAGCCCCTCCAGAGGTTACACTGTGACCATGTGGCCCAGCGCCCCCACTATAAATCACGTTGTTAGCATAGACAATCTGGCATGGCTTGGGCCCCCAGGTCAGCAGGGACAGTCTTGTCAGGCAGGATAGTCCAAGGGCTTCGGAGCTGCCtcccaggggccaagcagggccAACCTCGCTCTGGAATATGTAAAGTTTGGAAAGCCTTTACCTACTCAGCGAGTCCTGCAGCGCGCAGTGGTCCTAACCAGTAGCCTCAGCATCGCCCGGGAACTTGCTAGACGTGTAAGTTCTCAGGGTCACTCTGGATTTACTGGACTCAAAACTCCAGGGGCAGAGCCCAGCCCTACGTTTCAGCAAGCCCTCAGGTGATGGGGATGCAAGCTAAAGTTTGAGAAACGCAGGCCTAAAGGTACAAGGTCCTGGGTGGGGCTCAAACCCTGCGGAAAGAGGAAGTGGGTATTCACCACACACAGCTGTCAGGAATCCCAGaacccttttttcttttaatttatttttagagatgggaagggaaggtgaaagagggagagaaacatcaatgtgtggctgcctcttcagcgccccctactggggatctggccccaggcccaggcatgtgcccccactgggaatcaaaccagcaaccctttggtttgcaggccagcactcagtccactgagtcacaccaaccagagctGGACTCCCAGAATCCCTTGAAAAGGAAGCTTCCAGCACTATGGGTAGGGGCAATCCACGGACTAGGTGTACAGAACAGGCTGGCGAGGGACTGGTAGGAGCGCAGCACTGTGGACAGTGACTTTAGGACATGAACCCtgcccccctctcccaccagcacagCTTCCTGGGTTGTCAGTTCCAGACCACGAGAGGCGCCTCTCTTGATACTGCGTCTACTTCGCCCTGAGCCCCCTTTTAGGGCTCAATGCCCTGCTCTGTGTTGAAGGCGCTGGTCCTGGGCGGCAGAGGGACTGAGCAGGCGGAGCAGTGTTGGGAGAGTAGAAGCTCCGGATCCCACTGGCCGGAGCTGCTGGAGAGCGGAAGTGGGGAGGCTAAAGCTGGTCTCCGGATCAGTAACGGGGCTGGCAGGTCACAGCTGTCCCT from the Desmodus rotundus isolate HL8 chromosome 5, HLdesRot8A.1, whole genome shotgun sequence genome contains:
- the CHRM1 gene encoding muscarinic acetylcholine receptor M1 — translated: MNSSAPPAVSPNITVLAPGKGPWQVAFIGITTGLLSLATVTGNLLVLISFKVNTELKTVNNYFLLSLACADLIIGTFSMNLYTTYLLMGHWALGTLACDLWLALDYVASNASVMNLLLISFDRYFSVTRPLSYRAKRTPRRAALMIGLAWMVSFVLWAPAILFWQYLVGERTVLAGQCYIQFLSQPIITFGTAMAAFYLPVTVMCILYWRIYRETENRARELAALQGSETAGKGGGSSSSSERSQPGAEGSADTPPGRCCRCCRAPRLLQAYSWKEEEEEDEGSMESLTSSEGEEPGSEVVIKMPMVDPEAQAPTKQPPRSSPNTVKRPTRKGRERTGKSQKPRGKEQLAKRKTFSLVKEKKAARTLSAILLAFILTWTPYNIMVLVSTFCKDCVPETLWELGYWLCYVNSTVNPMCYALCNKAFRDTFRLLLLCRWDKRRWRKIPKRPGSVHRTPSRQC